The Naumovozyma dairenensis CBS 421 chromosome 2, complete genome genome segment ATGCTGGGATTTCTATGGTATCGATtctaaatttgataaaacCACTTGTCTGGTTCGTAACGCAACAGGTGAACCAACAAGAACAGTCTATACAGTTTGTCCAACTTTGAGAGATATTATTCAAGCCAATGATGATAGATtaaagattatttattctGGTGTCAAGTTATTCGTTGCTCAAAGAAGTGATATTGAATGTTCCTGGAGGATTCAAAGTGAATCTTTGCCAATTATGAAACATCACATGAAATCTCCAAGAATTGTAAATGCAAATTTGGATATGTTAAAGGAGCTTCTAATAGAATCATTCCCAACTTTCGAAGATGTTGAAGCTAAACATCTTGACGATGAATTTGTTAAGAAAATGCATGACTTGAGTTCTGGCTGTGCTTTCGTGGAAATCGAAAGAGGAGAAGATAAGGAGAGTTTATTTTTACCTGTCTGGAAAGGTGCCAAGTGTGTTAACTTAATGGTTAGCAAAGAGGACACACATGAATTACTTTATAGAATTTATGGTATTGAAACCACAGCAAAGGACAACTCTAAAATACAAAAGAAACAAGTGGCTACTGGAACTGCTGAATCTACTGAAACTGTTGATTCGAAGGAAACGTCAACTGATGCCTAAGTACGCGAAAGGGATCTATTTATTTAACttgattatatttattcatttagCAACGTCATAATTGATAAAAGTGTATACTAagattattcaaaaaagatgtattaaaatatattgtcTGTATTACACAGATAGATAAGAGTTACAAGTACGTCAAATACCGTTTCTAGAAACAATACTACTTTATATAGTGGTTACGCTCATGTActgtttattattgtatCGAATTCATTGATAAATATTGTTTCCCTTAATATTTTTCCGATGGCGCTCAAAGTTGGAAAACAATAATGACTTGTCTATTTTGAAGTGTACTCGTGAACAACACACATACGAACATTGGATGCAAAGAACTAACGGAAGAGACAAAAGTTCTTGAGCTTCCCCCCCCCGTTTTTTCTCTGTATAAATATCCACTTTCTAATACAGTGACATTAATTTACCCATTTCAAACTACCTTCGGAATGAATGTCcaagaatatattgataacCAAGCTGCCTTAGAGGAAGAGGCAAGAGCTGCGATGCCATGGGAACCTAAGAAATGTACTTACGAAATGGGTTCCATTAGACAACAGATATTTGCATGTAGAACCCATGAAAACATTGGGATATGCTACTCATGCTCAGTTATGTGCCATACAAAATGTGATATAGTGGAATTATTCACAAAGAGAAACTTCACTTGTGACTGTGGGACAGAAAGAGATAAAATGATAAAGGAGCATAATTGTAAATGTGATGTTCGCaaaaatgttgaaaatgatatcgCTTCTTTGAGTAATAAATATGGGCAGAATTTCAAGGGATTATTCTGTAGTTGCTCAACAGAATATGATCCCGATTCGAAAGCAGTAATGTTGCAATGTGTGCTAGGAATAGAGTGTGACGAAGATTGGTATCATGATTCTTGTATAATGGGGATTGATGACTCCAAGAAAGACGCCCAAGTTAGAATTGATGATCCAGTATCGGGAGAAAGTACAATTGAGGGATTCCCGCATTTGGATTCATTTGATGCTTTCATATGCTGGAAATGCATTTCAAAGTATGACTATtattttaaaagaatattatcGCATCATGCGTCagataaaattattcaatgtAAGCTGGGGCGTGATTCTGAAATCATACCtgataaaataaatgaaaatgggAAAAGGGTTATTGAAGAGGGACAGAATAACGGCGAGTACTCTGTGTTCTTGAAAAGTGATTACTctaaagaatttaaaacattaaaggctaaattggaaaaggacgataaattatttattttcttagATAAAATAGCCCCATTTCTCATTGAAGATGACCCAATTTATGAACCTGCTGCCGAACCAGAGGATGATACggatattattcaattagTGTCGAAAATTTTGCAAAATGGAGCTAGTGTCGGCGGTGTCGTTGATACAATGGTGACattcaattcaatgaaaaCTAAActaaatgaatatttaaagaGTTTTGCTGAGAATAACAGGGTCgttaaagaagaagacgtTAAGAATTTTTTCCGAAGCGTAGAAGAATAAGCCTACACAGATGTCATAAAGTAAGGAAAAAATGCCGACAAAAATTGGTCTCCGAATTAACATAAGTTGGTAAATGACATTTAATGATACATTTCGAACAGTATTATATAGCTCGGTGATATACCGTCGCTATTTGGTCACTTTATACCATTACTTATTCAGACTATATTCTAGAACAATATAcaatcttttatttttgtgATTTGGCAAGATGGTCCAAATTTCCATAAGAGGataaaaaagaagacaTGAGGAATTGCTAACAAGACATGTCCTTTCTCTGTCCGTAATGTAAGGTCATATGTGTACTATTTTTTCCAGAAAGTATAGAGTAAACTTATATTGTTTAGTTCAGATTCTCCATTATATATTAAGATATTCAAAGGAGTGTGTACCTTCTAGCATACACgttttattatcaagaaacCAAAGCTTTTTCAAATACAAATGCTCATTGCTAGGATTTTACATATATGGATTTGAATTATAGTTATAGAAGTTTTGCTGCTGTGGTTGTGGTGGTTGCTGCTGTGGAATGTAACCATTTGGCAAATTTTGCATATTATTTTGCGCTGGTGGTATTTGGTATCCACTGCCAGATGGTATTTGCATATTATTCATTGTATTCATTGTATTCATTGTATTCATTGTATTCATGGAGGGACTTTGTTGcatttgattttgtaatGGTGCAAGTTGCTGATACTGTGGATATGCATTTTGAGGAGGTTGATTCATGTTGGTATACGCTTGGGAATATTGAGGCATTGTCTGTTCTGGCAGTAATGCATTTGTAGGTAGCGTTTCTGTTTGAAGAGTAGGGGCACTATTTGAAAATCCATCAAACACCGCAGGTCTCGGTTGGTTTAGTTGGTCTAATTGAATTGGCTGTCCTCCCAATTCCGTACTTCCATCAAAGATGGCCGGCCTTGGAGTACTATTTTCTACAACAGTAGCATCTTGTAAGATACCGGTTCCATCAAAGACAGCTGGTTTAGGCACATTAGCTGCAACAGGTCTAGACGGTAGAGCTGGCGCCATTTCTAACTCGTCTCCGTTATCTTGTGTCAATATATCGATTGCTCCGTTTAAATCGCCTCTTGCGAGTACCAAGGCTTCAGTGTTAATATCGATATCACGAAACCCCATATTCTGCAATCTTCTTAACTCTCTCGAATATTTACTCAACTCATAATCTCTTGCCATTCGATTCTTACATAATTTCGGTATATAGTTACCTCTTTTCATCCTTAATGAGGATGGTgtaaatcttcttctatcCTCCTTTTCCTGttcatatttgaatttcttcaaaatatatttattcttGATGAAATCTTCAcatttcaaatcatcatccttatcataatatttgatttgTACATTTTTAGGGTTCCAAAATTCCATATTATGTCTATTACCACCTGAAGATAGGAATCGttgtaattcatcattattccAATGATCCAATTGAATGGATTTaatgattgaaaaataagGATCATGattcaacaatttcttATGGATAGCTGCACATCTCGTACATAAGAAAACAGTGTAGGTTGTCGAACACCATGCAGGATTCAAAGAACCACATTCACCACACTTGTTACCATTTTGAGATGTGGCTAGAAAGTTTTGGAGTTGGGGCTTGTAACTATCGGCGACGGAAAACATCTTACGACGGGTATGTCTACCTTCAGTTCTGCTGTATTCGGATGATTGCTAGtctatgtatatatatatatatatatatatatatatatatcagTGACGAacacttcttcttctccttcaTTCCGCCTATATATCCTGGGTGCTAATTAGTAGTTAGCCAACGTAACGCTTCATTCTTAAACGGGAAAGGGAGACCGTTTCATGCGGGAATTAGCAACaaacaagaaatcaatAAGAAACGGGCGACACAAATGTATTGTAGGTGTATAATTTGGGTGATAAGCACAAGTCGCCGAATATgcttatatatatatatttatatatgtatgtgCTTATGTATGAACGTAATAGAGATGGTCTATTGAAGAGGtgaataattatatttgtATCGCTCTCATAAACTCGAATTACCTGAGAATAAGGAATCGGTAAAGTGACCTTGATTCCTTCCCATGCCCAACTGGGTCGGCCTACAAACCGATGCATTATTCCCTATGACGGCACTGAACCTGTAACTGAAACAGGAAAACATATGTAGCATGAGAGGCaaatctatatatatgtatatattccACTGAAGCTACCAGTCATCCTTTTTTTCGAAACCAGCAACTGATGCAAGGTTTTCTCGCAATTCATTGTCCGTGTAAAGATGAAAGGCAAAGGGAAAACAGTTCATTTGACTACCCTTTAGATTGCGTACTCGAGTACTCACGCTGCTATGAGCTATAAGActctattgaaaaaaaggtaGTGTGTGTATTGGGGGGGGGTTGGAATTTAGTATCTTCTTTAGTAGATGCCGCTCGAAAAACGTTAGTTTTGTCGCGAACTGTTATGTAACTATTAACATCGAAATAACGAAGTGTtatgaaaaaagaaactagaagtgaaaaattataacaTCAGCACGCCTTTCCAAGTaacacatatatatatatatatgtacgtatataCGTAAATATAGCTCATTCTCATCCtcatttaaattatattgATTTCTAACAGAAAAGCAGAAGAAAAGTGATCATGACAAAAGATACAGAAACCAAATCATATCCTGACGTCGCCGCTTTCGACTTGGACTTCACAGTTTGGCCATGTTATTGTGATACAAACCTTTCACCACCTTTCAAAGAAGTttataacaaaaataaagaagttCATACATTAGTGGATAGCTGTGGGTACAAATTATCTTTCTATAAAGATATTCCTAAGATTATTAtcgatttgaaaaaaaatggtgTTAGGATTGTATCTGCTTCAAGAACATGGGCTCCAGAAATTGCCAAACAGTGTTTAAGAcaatttaaaattgaatatgagGGACAAATTATACCAATGATTGAATTGTTTGATGATTTACAATGGGGAGAAAGAAGTAAAATTGGTCATTTAAAAGATGCTTTGGTAAATATTTATGGACATAATGATTTGAAGCTATTGAAAGTTTGTTTATTCGATGATGAAAGTAGAAATAAAGATGTAGAACGTTATGGTGTTAAATTCATATATGTTAAAGACTCTAAACATGGACCAAGTTGGCAATTGTACCAAAATTATTTGGATGAATATGACATTGATCTAGCTTAAATCATTTATGGTATATTCTGATATTAAACAGTTTGACCAAGGGGACAGAGATATGGTTTCTTTTCCTCAAAGTACAAGATGAACTTTGTATACGCTTCTTCCTTAGGTTATTGGAACTGTTGAAATTTGGACACCGTCAACCAATTTAGTCAAGTGTTTGGATAATATACCCTTTAATGAAAGTACGCATTTCCCAACCAAAATTACataataaatgaatgaCCAAAAGTGCCTCTAATTGATCGACCTTTACTTTTTTGCAAAGATAATTGCTTCAACTTTTTATACGTTTTTATAACATATATTGTCCtctttttaaaaaataccTTTTTCGTGTCTTTTAAAATGGAATCACACCAGTCGTAAAAATTATGTTAGAAACATTTTAAAAAGCTATTCTCCTAGAAAAATTCAGTTTATTGCTCGTAACGTAATTTTATACTGGTATTAGATGTTTTAtgattttttgtttactttaTATTAACATAATTTAAACAAAATTTGGATTCGACTAGCATTAAGAcattaaaatataagtgagaaaaataaacaatagGTTTATATCAAGAAGTTAAAACTATAGAAACAAATATCCCTTTAAGCTAAGCTTGATAAAGTGAGAAGCGGTATAACAAAATTATGTAATTTACTTATTTGAAAGTTGCTTATGTCACATATTGTTCAAAAGAAGAGATTCCGGATTGAGGTTGATTAGCCATCTTGAACTTTATAGATAATATAGTAAAATTGATACTGTGATTTTGTACACCCCctatttaaaaataactaaataaattaattctATTGTACATAGGAAATTTCGGAATGGTTCTTTCCATTTTGTTGTGTGTTTATATACAGTTTAGGATTGTGACCTAATTTTGTTTCTAGTTTCGTTCTTTGATTCATCATGAAAGTATTATATTGGCTTTACTATTCCTCGAGCCGCAGTTTCAACACATATGCTCTTCACCGCTACAGTTAGTGTTGGAATTTGGGACGTATATTAAACCATGTCGTATAACCCGATTTGATGTAATGTGCTGTTAAATTTCACAAGTATATAAGCGAGGATTTTTGTTCCATATACATTTTACATAATTAGATAGTACTTTCACCTATAAGAGGGAGAGGAGCAGACTGTTCTTACAGGGACATATCTGgtaaatatattccattCTCAAACACCGCGACACCCTCTTCACACTCAGATTATCAACAATTCTTGATGTTCGGAAGAGATATTGGATTAGGTAAGATCATCCATAAGCGCataatatcttttaatCATTTACATCTTGGAACCTTATGATTAGGtaatcttctttatttcttgattctttttttgtcaAAACTCAGCTATACGGACACTGTCAACTATTtatttgtaataatgatagTGATTAATGGCATAAAGCTATATAACATTATAGTACATATAGAATCttccttcttcaattaaaaaGTGCGGATGcattaatattcaaagGCAGCAACAAAGTTTTGTTTATGCAGCCGATTAGAAGTGGA includes the following:
- the NDAI0B01840 gene encoding uncharacterized protein (ancestral locus Anc_8.169), with the protein product MNVQEYIDNQAALEEEARAAMPWEPKKCTYEMGSIRQQIFACRTHENIGICYSCSVMCHTKCDIVELFTKRNFTCDCGTERDKMIKEHNCKCDVRKNVENDIASLSNKYGQNFKGLFCSCSTEYDPDSKAVMLQCVLGIECDEDWYHDSCIMGIDDSKKDAQVRIDDPVSGESTIEGFPHLDSFDAFICWKCISKYDYYFKRILSHHASDKIIQCKLGRDSEIIPDKINENGKRVIEEGQNNGEYSVFLKSDYSKEFKTLKAKLEKDDKLFIFLDKIAPFLIEDDPIYEPAAEPEDDTDIIQLVSKILQNGASVGGVVDTMVTFNSMKTKLNEYLKSFAENNRVVKEEDVKNFFRSVEE
- the NDAI0B01850 gene encoding uncharacterized protein — its product is MFSVADSYKPQLQNFLATSQNGNKCGECGSLNPAWCSTTYTVFLCTRCAAIHKKLLNHDPYFSIIKSIQLDHWNNDELQRFLSSGGNRHNMEFWNPKNVQIKYYDKDDDLKCEDFIKNKYILKKFKYEQEKEDRRRFTPSSLRMKRGNYIPKLCKNRMARDYELSKYSRELRRLQNMGFRDIDINTEALVLARGDLNGAIDILTQDNGDELEMAPALPSRPVAANVPKPAVFDGTGILQDATVVENSTPRPAIFDGSTELGGQPIQLDQLNQPRPAVFDGFSNSAPTLQTETLPTNALLPEQTMPQYSQAYTNMNQPPQNAYPQYQQLAPLQNQMQQSPSMNTMNTMNTMNTMNNMQIPSGSGYQIPPAQNNMQNLPNGYIPQQQPPQPQQQNFYNYNSNPYM
- the NDAI0B01860 gene encoding Mg-dependent acid phosphatase (similar to Saccharomyces cerevisiae YER134C; ancestral locus Anc_8.160a), which produces MTKDTETKSYPDVAAFDLDFTVWPCYCDTNLSPPFKEVYNKNKEVHTLVDSCGYKLSFYKDIPKIIIDLKKNGVRIVSASRTWAPEIAKQCLRQFKIEYEGQIIPMIELFDDLQWGERSKIGHLKDALVNIYGHNDLKLLKVCLFDDESRNKDVERYGVKFIYVKDSKHGPSWQLYQNYLDEYDIDLA